A stretch of Microbacterium sp. LWH3-1.2 DNA encodes these proteins:
- a CDS encoding fumarylacetoacetate hydrolase family protein, with the protein MRFAHVVPPESGEPRLALVEGDEVAIVEELFDGAPRVLEELIAGGDGLLARVRDAAGQGTRHPLDGMGFASAVLAPPVILAVGLNYAAHSSELGLTTDSTPTVFVLWPNSLSGHHHTTIWPRSLSESVDYEAELGVIIGTPAKDVAPEDALDHVWGYTVVNDITARDIQYSEAQWSRCKSFDGFTPTGPFVVTADEIPDPQDLHIWTVLDGTTLQDATTGQMVRSVATLISHLSKSATLLPGTLISTGSPGGAGYSRDPQVFLRDRSTVTVGIDGIGALTTHCRILG; encoded by the coding sequence ATGCGCTTCGCCCATGTCGTGCCACCGGAGTCGGGCGAGCCGAGACTCGCACTCGTCGAGGGCGACGAGGTGGCGATCGTCGAGGAGTTGTTCGACGGAGCACCCCGCGTACTCGAGGAGCTCATCGCGGGCGGCGACGGCCTGCTCGCACGCGTGCGGGATGCCGCGGGGCAGGGGACGCGGCATCCGCTGGACGGAATGGGTTTCGCGTCTGCCGTCCTCGCTCCCCCGGTCATCCTCGCGGTCGGGCTCAACTACGCGGCTCACTCCAGCGAGCTCGGCCTGACGACGGACTCGACGCCGACCGTGTTCGTGCTCTGGCCGAACTCGCTCTCCGGTCACCACCACACGACGATCTGGCCGCGATCGCTCAGCGAGTCGGTCGACTACGAGGCCGAGCTCGGCGTCATCATCGGCACCCCTGCGAAGGACGTGGCCCCCGAGGACGCCCTCGACCACGTCTGGGGATACACGGTGGTCAACGACATCACCGCGCGTGACATCCAGTACTCCGAGGCGCAGTGGTCGCGCTGCAAGTCCTTCGACGGGTTCACGCCGACGGGCCCGTTCGTGGTCACCGCGGACGAGATCCCCGACCCGCAGGACCTCCACATCTGGACGGTGCTCGACGGCACCACGCTGCAGGATGCGACCACCGGCCAGATGGTGCGGTCCGTCGCGACGCTGATCTCGCATCTGTCGAAGTCGGCGACGCTGCTGCCGGGAACGCTCATCTCCACAGGCAGCCCCGGCGGCGCCGGCTACTCGCGGGACCCACAAGTGTTCCTGCGCGACCGTTCCACCGTCACCGTCGGGATCGACGGCATCGGCGCGCTCACGACGCACTGCCGCATCCTCGGCTGA
- a CDS encoding PrsW family intramembrane metalloprotease has protein sequence MTLDPGASRPRPSLTPPEFASALAQPRVAAPAAITPPATSPAPVQLPAAAASRRGRSGSIWIIGVLVLALIVLVAYFLNALGPAASLIGMVLAVVPLVGVLLAVRIVDRWEPEPRGLLVLAIAWGAIAAVAITLGVDLLLSMVFGPATGAREVLQTVVQAPVVEEFAKGLGVFLIFATARRAFDGPVDGIVYGALVGAGFAFTENIQYFAVSFIEGGAAETTTTFFLRGILSPFAHVMFTSVTGFALGLAARRGLSAGQAIGPGLLGLAGAIALHAFWNGSAMFGDFFFLYLTLQVPLFIGFILGIVALRREESRLTRRRLGEYAAAGWFTPQEVEMLATSAGRKAALAWARTLRGDRTTLMKTFIADAAALAATRQRAITGRDPQAAAEERDLLAKTAATRAAMFAP, from the coding sequence ATGACGCTCGACCCCGGTGCCTCCCGTCCCCGGCCCTCGCTCACGCCGCCCGAGTTCGCCTCCGCGCTCGCGCAGCCGCGCGTCGCCGCGCCCGCGGCGATAACGCCGCCCGCGACCTCGCCCGCCCCCGTGCAGCTCCCCGCCGCCGCCGCATCGCGCCGCGGACGCAGCGGGTCGATCTGGATCATCGGCGTCCTGGTGCTCGCTCTGATCGTGCTGGTGGCGTACTTCCTCAACGCGCTCGGCCCGGCGGCGTCGCTCATCGGGATGGTGCTCGCCGTCGTGCCGCTCGTGGGAGTGCTGCTCGCGGTGCGGATCGTCGATCGCTGGGAACCCGAGCCCCGCGGACTGCTCGTTCTCGCGATCGCGTGGGGGGCGATCGCCGCCGTCGCCATCACGCTCGGCGTCGACCTGCTGCTGTCGATGGTCTTCGGGCCGGCCACCGGGGCTCGCGAGGTGCTGCAGACCGTCGTTCAGGCCCCGGTCGTCGAGGAGTTCGCGAAGGGGCTCGGCGTCTTCCTCATCTTCGCGACGGCCCGGCGCGCGTTCGACGGCCCGGTCGACGGCATCGTCTACGGCGCACTCGTGGGCGCCGGATTCGCTTTCACCGAGAACATCCAGTACTTCGCCGTGAGCTTCATCGAGGGTGGCGCGGCCGAGACGACCACGACGTTCTTCCTGCGCGGCATCCTGTCGCCGTTCGCGCACGTCATGTTCACGAGCGTCACCGGCTTCGCTCTCGGTCTCGCCGCGCGGCGGGGTCTTTCGGCCGGGCAGGCGATCGGGCCCGGACTGCTCGGGCTCGCCGGTGCCATCGCGCTGCACGCGTTCTGGAACGGGTCGGCGATGTTCGGCGACTTCTTCTTCCTCTACCTGACGCTGCAGGTGCCGCTGTTCATCGGATTCATCCTCGGGATCGTCGCGCTCCGACGGGAGGAGTCGCGGCTCACCCGGCGCCGACTGGGCGAGTACGCCGCCGCCGGATGGTTCACGCCGCAGGAGGTCGAGATGCTCGCGACCTCCGCCGGACGCAAGGCCGCGCTCGCGTGGGCACGGACTCTGCGAGGAGACCGCACGACGCTCATGAAGACCTTCATCGCGGATGCTGCGGCCCTGGCAGCGACCCGTCAGCGGGCGATCACGGGGCGCGACCCGCAGGCCGCGGCGGAAGAGCGGGACCTGCTGGCGAAGACCGCGGCGACCCGTGCGGCGATGTTCGCGCCGTAG
- a CDS encoding FKBP-type peptidyl-prolyl cis-trans isomerase translates to MTDDRTKPEIDAPAGPAPADLVVRDIVVGEGAEAKPGDTVTVHYVGVEYESGEEFDSSWNRGESIQFPLRGLIQGWQDGIPGMKEGGRRELVIPPHLAYGPAGGHFLGGKTLIFVIDLIKVG, encoded by the coding sequence ATGACTGACGACCGCACCAAGCCCGAGATCGACGCACCCGCCGGCCCGGCGCCGGCCGACCTGGTCGTCCGCGACATCGTCGTGGGCGAGGGCGCCGAGGCGAAGCCCGGCGACACCGTGACCGTCCACTACGTGGGCGTCGAGTACGAGTCCGGCGAGGAGTTCGACTCATCGTGGAACCGCGGCGAGAGCATCCAGTTCCCGCTCCGTGGCCTCATCCAGGGCTGGCAGGACGGCATTCCGGGCATGAAGGAGGGCGGTCGTCGCGAGCTCGTGATCCCGCCGCACCTCGCCTATGGCCCGGCCGGTGGCCACTTCCTCGGCGGCAAGACGCTGATCTTCGTCATCGACCTCATCAAGGTCGGCTGA
- a CDS encoding DMT family transporter — MTSTRTPPPAVRAEGQPSPRWITVQFVLAGIVWGASFLFMKVSLTGISPAQVAWTRILLGALTLGALVLLRREHLTRSLKAWAHLTVLGLTFCVIPFLLFSWAQQHVSSGVASIFNATTPIMTAIMAWLVFRVERLKALQVLGIGVGILGVVVIIAPWQGIALDGSLAAELAILGATASYGFSFAYMRRFVSNTGMSALAFTFGYIAMAGVVMALLTPFLVLTPVRLDIPIVVSLLLLGCLGTGIAYVWNQNTVRAWGPTRASTVTYITPVVGVILGIAILGETVTWNEPIGALVVFLGILLAQDRLRRRPRAVPLP; from the coding sequence GTGACATCGACTCGAACTCCTCCCCCGGCCGTGCGGGCAGAAGGGCAGCCCTCCCCGCGCTGGATCACGGTGCAGTTCGTGCTCGCGGGGATCGTGTGGGGTGCGAGCTTCCTCTTCATGAAGGTCTCGCTCACCGGCATCTCGCCCGCGCAGGTCGCGTGGACCCGCATCCTCCTCGGAGCCCTCACGCTCGGCGCCCTCGTTCTCCTGCGGCGCGAGCACCTGACCCGCAGCCTCAAGGCGTGGGCGCACCTCACCGTGCTGGGACTCACGTTCTGCGTCATCCCGTTCCTGCTGTTCTCGTGGGCGCAGCAGCATGTCAGCTCGGGCGTCGCGAGCATCTTCAACGCGACCACCCCGATCATGACCGCGATCATGGCGTGGCTCGTCTTCCGCGTCGAGCGTCTGAAGGCGCTGCAGGTCCTGGGGATCGGCGTCGGCATCCTGGGTGTCGTCGTGATCATCGCTCCGTGGCAGGGCATCGCCCTGGACGGCAGCCTCGCCGCTGAGCTCGCCATCCTCGGCGCGACCGCGAGCTACGGCTTCAGCTTCGCCTACATGCGGCGCTTCGTCTCGAACACCGGGATGTCGGCGCTGGCGTTCACCTTCGGCTACATCGCGATGGCGGGCGTCGTGATGGCGCTGCTGACGCCGTTCCTCGTGCTCACGCCGGTGCGCCTCGACATTCCGATCGTGGTGAGCCTGCTGCTGCTCGGATGTCTCGGCACCGGCATCGCGTACGTGTGGAACCAGAACACGGTGCGTGCGTGGGGGCCGACTCGCGCCTCGACCGTGACCTACATCACTCCGGTGGTCGGGGTGATCCTCGGCATCGCGATCCTCGGCGAGACGGTGACGTGGAACGAGCCGATCGGCGCTCTCGTCGTGTTCCTCGGCATCCTGCTCGCTCAGGACCGGCTGCGCCGCCGGCCTCGGGCCGTTCCACTACCGTGA
- the rpsO gene encoding 30S ribosomal protein S15 has protein sequence MALEADVKKAIIEEYATHPGDTGSPEVQVAMLTQRIKDLTEHLKEHKHDHHSRRGLFLLVGQRRRLLGYLQDIDINRYRSLIERLGLRR, from the coding sequence ATGGCACTGGAAGCAGACGTCAAGAAGGCGATCATCGAAGAGTACGCGACGCACCCCGGTGACACCGGATCCCCCGAGGTGCAGGTCGCGATGCTGACGCAGCGCATCAAGGACCTCACCGAGCACCTCAAGGAGCACAAGCACGACCACCACTCGCGTCGTGGTCTGTTCCTGCTCGTCGGTCAGCGCCGCCGCCTGCTGGGCTACCTGCAGGACATCGACATCAACCGTTACCGCTCGCTCATCGAGCGCCTCGGTCTCCGTCGATAA
- a CDS encoding isopenicillin N synthase family dioxygenase: MTDLNLPILDLSRLDAGPEAAAQFRDDLRAATHDVGFFYLTGTGVSPELEARLHQVARDFFALPEADKLAIENINSPHFRGYTRIGGERTQGRVDWREQIDIGPEREAIADADAPDFARLIGPNLWPEAQPELREVVSEWHDHLSGVARKLLRAWALSLGAAENYFDEHFGEPSTLVKIVRYPGKEDPTPQQGVGAHKDSGVLTLLWVEPGKGGLQVEREGRWVDAPPVPGAFVVNIGELLEYATQGYLIATKHRVISPRYPDDRISVPFFFNPALDKRLPLIELPDELAAQARGVTQDPSNPIHALYGENALKSRLRAHPDVAEIHHADLVAARAEASA; the protein is encoded by the coding sequence ATGACCGACCTCAACCTGCCGATCCTCGACCTCTCCCGGCTCGACGCTGGCCCGGAGGCCGCCGCGCAGTTCCGCGACGACCTGCGCGCCGCGACCCACGATGTCGGATTCTTCTACCTGACGGGCACGGGGGTGTCCCCCGAGCTCGAGGCGCGTCTGCACCAGGTCGCGCGCGACTTCTTCGCCCTGCCCGAGGCCGACAAGCTCGCGATCGAGAACATCAACAGCCCGCATTTCCGCGGCTACACGCGCATCGGCGGCGAGCGCACGCAGGGCAGGGTCGACTGGCGCGAGCAGATCGACATCGGCCCCGAGCGCGAGGCGATCGCCGACGCCGACGCCCCCGACTTCGCGCGGCTCATCGGCCCGAACCTGTGGCCTGAGGCCCAGCCGGAGCTCCGGGAGGTCGTCTCGGAATGGCATGACCATCTGTCGGGTGTCGCGCGCAAGCTGCTGCGCGCGTGGGCACTATCGCTCGGCGCCGCCGAGAACTACTTCGACGAGCACTTCGGCGAGCCCTCGACGCTCGTCAAGATCGTCCGCTACCCCGGCAAGGAGGACCCGACGCCGCAGCAGGGCGTCGGCGCCCACAAGGACTCCGGCGTGCTGACGCTGCTGTGGGTCGAGCCCGGAAAGGGAGGACTGCAGGTCGAGCGCGAAGGTCGGTGGGTGGACGCCCCGCCGGTGCCGGGCGCCTTCGTCGTCAACATCGGCGAGCTGCTCGAGTACGCGACGCAGGGCTACCTCATCGCGACGAAGCATCGCGTCATCTCGCCGCGCTACCCCGACGACCGCATCTCGGTGCCGTTCTTCTTCAACCCCGCCCTCGACAAGCGCCTCCCGCTCATCGAGCTGCCCGACGAGCTCGCGGCGCAGGCGCGCGGCGTCACGCAGGATCCGTCCAACCCGATCCATGCGCTGTACGGCGAGAACGCGCTCAAGTCGCGCCTTCGCGCGCACCCCGACGTCGCCGAGATCCACCACGCGGATCTCGTCGCGGCGCGGGCGGAAGCATCCGCCTGA
- a CDS encoding epoxide hydrolase family protein — translation MNTATTAAPGIRPFRIDIEQSALDDLAVRLARTRLPQPAPADSWESGTPNAYLADAIARWRDGFDWRAAEARMNEFPHFTTDIEGQTIHFVHVRSPHEGATPLLLAHTYPGSFVDYLDMIGPLVDPVAHGGRAEDAFDVVVPDAPGFGFSQPVADSGWTTARVAAAYDTLMRRLGYDSYGIHGSDNGAMVARELGLLDPEGFLGLHVLQLFSFPSGDPAEFESLTPQDYAGLEHMQWFQSVGAYNTMNAARPQTIAAALSDSPVGHLAYAELFNSFGNGTSLVPLDAILTEVSVAWFANASAGMSRAYRDNARADGEPRVSDARTGVAVFKDDFQTIKVFAERDNTNIVHWSRFERGGHYAALEVPELVVGDIRAFFARA, via the coding sequence ATGAACACCGCAACCACCGCAGCCCCCGGCATCCGTCCCTTCCGCATCGACATCGAGCAGTCCGCTCTCGACGATCTCGCCGTGCGCCTCGCCCGCACGCGCCTCCCCCAGCCGGCGCCCGCCGACAGCTGGGAGTCGGGCACACCCAACGCCTACCTCGCGGATGCGATCGCGCGCTGGCGCGACGGCTTCGACTGGCGCGCAGCGGAGGCCCGCATGAACGAGTTCCCGCACTTCACCACCGACATCGAGGGGCAGACGATTCATTTCGTGCACGTCCGCTCGCCGCACGAGGGGGCGACGCCGCTGCTTCTCGCCCACACGTATCCGGGCTCGTTCGTCGACTATCTCGACATGATCGGGCCCCTCGTCGATCCCGTCGCGCACGGCGGGCGTGCCGAGGACGCATTCGATGTGGTCGTGCCCGACGCACCGGGCTTCGGCTTCAGCCAGCCTGTCGCCGACAGCGGCTGGACCACCGCCCGCGTCGCCGCAGCGTACGACACCCTCATGCGGCGCCTGGGGTACGACTCGTACGGCATCCACGGCAGCGACAACGGCGCGATGGTCGCCCGGGAACTCGGGCTCCTCGACCCCGAGGGCTTCCTCGGGCTGCACGTGCTGCAGCTCTTCTCGTTCCCCTCGGGCGACCCGGCCGAGTTCGAGAGCCTCACGCCGCAGGACTACGCCGGGCTCGAGCACATGCAGTGGTTCCAGTCGGTCGGCGCATACAACACGATGAACGCGGCCCGCCCGCAGACGATCGCCGCCGCACTGTCGGACTCCCCCGTCGGGCACCTCGCCTACGCCGAGCTCTTCAACTCGTTCGGCAACGGCACGAGCCTGGTGCCGCTGGACGCGATCCTCACCGAGGTGAGCGTCGCGTGGTTCGCCAACGCCTCGGCCGGCATGAGCCGCGCGTACCGCGACAACGCACGGGCGGATGGCGAGCCGCGCGTGAGCGATGCCCGCACCGGCGTCGCGGTGTTCAAGGACGACTTCCAGACGATCAAGGTGTTCGCCGAGCGCGACAACACGAACATCGTGCACTGGAGCCGCTTCGAGCGCGGCGGCCACTATGCCGCGCTCGAAGTGCCGGAGCTGGTCGTCGGCGACATCCGGGCGTTCTTCGCCCGCGCCTGA
- a CDS encoding helix-turn-helix transcriptional regulator, producing MADTSARMLALLALLQSRPRWPGPELAVRLDVSVRTIRNDIERLRALGYPVEAERGRAGSYRLAAGGKLPPLLLDDDEAVAVAIGLRVTRGVAGVDEAGARALAKLLQVLPERLRPTVDAVAATVDAGPENVGTDAPDPEVDPRVLSAVAQAVHAGEWLRFDDRGAPRRVEPYRLLSWQRRWYLVARDPDTGEWETFRLDWIRPRMATRRRFEPVPVPGGDFTSFALRSIAAGGWSVHARLRIAAPAEDVIARINPTVGVVEAVDRTTSVLVTGADSLETIAAYIGMLGMDFTVDSPAELVPHLLRLSERYARAAG from the coding sequence ATGGCCGACACCTCGGCGCGAATGCTGGCGCTCCTGGCGCTGCTGCAGAGCCGGCCGCGCTGGCCGGGGCCGGAGCTGGCGGTTCGCCTCGACGTCTCCGTGCGGACGATTCGCAACGACATCGAGCGCCTCCGCGCACTCGGCTACCCGGTGGAGGCCGAGCGCGGGCGTGCGGGCTCCTACCGCCTGGCGGCCGGAGGCAAGTTGCCACCGCTGCTGCTCGACGATGACGAGGCCGTCGCGGTCGCGATCGGACTGCGCGTGACGCGCGGCGTGGCCGGGGTCGACGAGGCGGGGGCGCGCGCGCTCGCGAAGCTGCTGCAGGTGCTGCCGGAGCGCCTGCGCCCGACCGTCGACGCCGTCGCCGCGACGGTCGACGCTGGTCCCGAGAACGTCGGCACGGATGCGCCGGATCCCGAGGTCGATCCGCGGGTGCTGAGCGCCGTGGCCCAAGCCGTGCATGCGGGCGAATGGCTCCGCTTCGACGATCGCGGTGCGCCGCGGCGCGTAGAGCCGTACCGGCTGCTCAGCTGGCAGCGCCGATGGTACCTCGTCGCCCGGGACCCCGACACCGGGGAATGGGAGACGTTCCGTCTCGACTGGATCCGGCCGCGCATGGCCACCAGGCGCCGCTTCGAGCCGGTGCCCGTCCCCGGAGGCGACTTCACCTCCTTCGCGCTGCGGTCGATCGCCGCGGGGGGCTGGAGCGTGCACGCGCGTCTGCGCATCGCGGCTCCCGCGGAGGACGTGATCGCCCGCATCAACCCGACGGTCGGGGTGGTGGAGGCGGTCGACCGCACGACATCCGTGCTCGTCACCGGAGCCGACAGCCTGGAGACGATCGCGGCTTACATCGGCATGCTGGGCATGGACTTCACTGTCGACTCGCCGGCCGAGCTCGTGCCTCATCTGCTCCGTCTGTCCGAACGCTATGCGCGAGCGGCAGGCTAG